The Listeria sp. PSOL-1 genome includes a region encoding these proteins:
- the purE gene encoding 5-(carboxyamino)imidazole ribonucleotide mutase codes for MSVEVGVIMGSTSDWETMKNTCDILDELHIPFEKKIISAHRSPDYMFDYAESARIRGLKVIIAGAGGAAHLPGMVAAKTTLPVIGVPVKSHALNGIDSLLSIVQMPRGVPVATVAIGESGAINAGLLAGQILSISNEAISSRLAERRAKLEENVLESSDFLE; via the coding sequence TGGGAAGTACTTCTGACTGGGAAACGATGAAAAATACCTGTGACATACTAGATGAATTACATATTCCTTTCGAAAAAAAAATCATATCCGCTCATCGCTCACCAGATTATATGTTTGACTATGCTGAATCTGCGAGAATTCGTGGCTTGAAAGTTATTATTGCCGGTGCTGGAGGTGCCGCTCATTTACCAGGGATGGTTGCTGCAAAGACAACTTTGCCTGTTATTGGTGTTCCTGTAAAATCACACGCATTAAACGGAATAGATTCGCTTCTTTCCATTGTTCAAATGCCAAGAGGAGTCCCTGTTGCTACAGTTGCAATAGGTGAAAGTGGTGCAATCAATGCTGGTTTGCTTGCTGGACAAATCTTATCCATTTCAAATGAAGCAATTAGTAGCAGATTAGCAGAGAGACGTGCTAAACTAGAAGAAAATGTACTAGAAAGTAGTGATTTTCTTGAGTAA